In the genome of Vicinamibacteria bacterium, the window CTCCGCAGACCCGGCGCAATCGCCGACCACGGCGAACTCTGGATCCGCGGCAAGCAGGCGCGCCACGCTCTCCCTGAAGAGCGTGTGGTCATCCACGAGCAGGATGCGAATCGGCGTCGCCGGCGTCATCAGAGCTTGTCTCCTCCTCCGACTTCATTGCGTCCAGGGTCACCATGAAACACGACCCGCGCTCGCTCGGTTCGTAGGCCAGGTCACCACCGAAGCTCCGGAGGATGCTGCGCGAGACGTAGAGTCCGAGGCCGGTGCCGCCCGGGGTCCGCTGGAAGGGACGGAAGAGCCTGGCGGGGGAGGTTAGGCCGGGACCCGTGTCGGTGAACCGGACCAGCACCGGCCCACCCTTGGACACGGCGGAGACGGAGAGCAGCTTCTCGACCGAACACTCCATGGCGCGTTGGCTGTTACGGGCCAGATTCAGGAACGCCTGCAGGAGTCCATAGCGGTCCGCCCAGACCATGGGCAGGCTGGGAGGGGTCTCCCAGCGGATCTGCATTCCGGCGTCGTGGTAGCCGGGCTCGATAAGGACCCGAAGCTCGTCGAGCAGGGCAGTGAGGTCTACCGCGCTCACGTCGGAATCGGACGATTTCAGCTCTAAGGAGGAGATCCGCTCGAGGCCCTCGATCACGGTGCCGAGGGCCTCGAAGTCCTGGTTGCCCTGGAGGGACTCGACCCGAGCCAGGTTCTTGTGCACCGCCAAAGCCGCGCCGCAGAGATTGCGGACCTCGTGGGAAACGGCGCTCATGAGGATGCGGGCGTTCTTGAGCAAGTGATGGAGGCTGAGCTCCTCCCGGCTGCGGAGGTCCTCGGATAGGTCGACCACGATGGCGGCCAGGCAAGGACCGCCCGTCGTCTGATAGGTCGAGAACCAGACCGCAGCCAGAAAGACCTCACCGTTGGCGCGCGCACCCTTGCACTGTAGGCTCGCTCGGTAGCTTCGCGAGGCGGGCGAGGCCACGACCCGGGCGAGTGAGGGAAGGTAGGCCAGGACCGACTGCCCGCCGAGAGGCTCCCCGTCCGGGGCGAAGAGCTGCTGGGCGGCCGCATTGGCCACCAGAATGTGCCCCTCGCCGTCGACGGTAATGATAGCCGCGGGACTCGTTTCGACCAGGATGCGCAGTTGCTGCTCGGCTTGCTCCCTTAGCGTGACTTGTTGCTCTACCTCGTCCAGGTGCTCCTGGGTGATCCGGCGATTGCGGAGCAGCTCGGCGATGAACATTCCCGTGCCGAGGAAGCCCGCCGAGGAAAGGACGAGGCGGGTCAGCGCGTCGCTGGGGGGAAGGTTGCTGAAGCTCTCCTGAAGGACAGCGCAGATGAGGGCCAGGACCGTGGTCTGCCAGCGCTTCAGATAACCGGCGGCCAGCATGATCGGGAAGAGGTAGAGAAAACCGATGGAAAGGTAGGGCTGTGTATACCAGTCCGCGAAGGCAATGGCGGCCAGGAGCAGGACAGCGATCGTGAGGGCGGCCCGGCGCTTGTCGGCCGAGTAGACGCGGGTTATGTCCACGAACCCATGATCGCACGTCCCTGGACGCCTTGATCTCCCCCGCCATAGAGCTCGGCAACGGTGCCCGAAAGATAGGAGGTTGCCTGAAAGATAGGGTTCCGGAAGTGCGTCCCACTACGTACAGTTGAGAGTTGCCACCTCCGGGGACTTGGGTCACATGAACTGCTCTCTACCGCTTGCCGGCCATCGCAGCCCACGCGAGACGGCTCTGCCGTCGTGCCGGCCGGGCTTACCCCTGCCGATGAGCGATACCACGCTCGATCGCCCGTTTCTTGGCGCTCGCGGTCGTCCCGCGGGCGGTAAGGAGCCAGGAAGAGCCTGGGTGAAATCGTGAAACTGCTGATCGAGAGGGTCTTGGGGCTGGCGAAAGCGAAGGCCGGAGCAAAGGATACCAGGAACCCCTGGATGCGACTTAAGAGAATGAAGAGCCGCCGCCTTAACCTAGACGGGGCGCATGCCGGTCCGGGACCAGCGGTCGCTGGCGACGAGCCGCGACCATACTGATTTCGTAACCCCGCTTCGGTAAGACTCTGCAGGGCACCCTACTTGCTCAGAGGCGCGCTATGGATCTATCAGCAAACCCGGAGGTCGCAATGGCCCATGACCGAGCACCTCTCCTTGGAGTCTGCCTGGCCCTTCTTGTTTCCCAGCTGCTGGTCTCCGCAGACAGCTGGGCAGACCCTGGAGAAGGGCCCACGGCCAGCCCCCACGAATCAAGCATTCCTTCCGCGGTGACGCTGCCCCCCAAGCTGACCCTCGACGAGGCCCTGCGGATCTTCCGGAGCCAGGGGCTGGACCTTCTCATCGCTGACGCCGCCGTGGAGAGCGCGCAGGGCGACGAGCGGATCGCCTCCGCCATCTATAACCCCTCGGTGGGCTTAGGGAGAGGCAGGAGCACGACGTACGACCCCGCCCAGTGTGCGATCCCGGGGTGCTCGGACGTCTACTATCAGGCAAGCGTCTCGGAGCAGGGTGCGATCTTCGACTTTCTGACCGGCAAGCGTCACCTGCGGGTGCGCGTGGCCAAGGCTGCCCTGGAGG includes:
- a CDS encoding ATP-binding protein, which encodes MDITRVYSADKRRAALTIAVLLLAAIAFADWYTQPYLSIGFLYLFPIMLAAGYLKRWQTTVLALICAVLQESFSNLPPSDALTRLVLSSAGFLGTGMFIAELLRNRRITQEHLDEVEQQVTLREQAEQQLRILVETSPAAIITVDGEGHILVANAAAQQLFAPDGEPLGGQSVLAYLPSLARVVASPASRSYRASLQCKGARANGEVFLAAVWFSTYQTTGGPCLAAIVVDLSEDLRSREELSLHHLLKNARILMSAVSHEVRNLCGAALAVHKNLARVESLQGNQDFEALGTVIEGLERISSLELKSSDSDVSAVDLTALLDELRVLIEPGYHDAGMQIRWETPPSLPMVWADRYGLLQAFLNLARNSQRAMECSVEKLLSVSAVSKGGPVLVRFTDTGPGLTSPARLFRPFQRTPGGTGLGLYVSRSILRSFGGDLAYEPSERGSCFMVTLDAMKSEEETSSDDAGDADSHPARG